In one Pseudoliparis swirei isolate HS2019 ecotype Mariana Trench chromosome 23, NWPU_hadal_v1, whole genome shotgun sequence genomic region, the following are encoded:
- the emp2 gene encoding epithelial membrane protein 2 produces MLIILVFILLFHLTSVILLMVATINNAWWVVAPPGREVIFVDLWYSCNSTFFPVENSHTSAAAFLQTVQATMILAIILSCVSLFIFVLQLFKLEQGDRFVFPAVIELLASLCVMIGASVYSAQNQSFHVPSLRIGSYGSSFVLAWISFPMTLISGVMYLVLRKRK; encoded by the exons ATGTTGatcatcctcgtcttcatcctcctcttccacctgacCTCGGTCATCCTCCTCATGGTGGCGACCATCAACAAC gccTGGTGGGTCGTGGCGCCGCCGGGTCGTGAGGTCATCTTCGTCGACCTGTGGTACTCCTGCAACTCCACCTTCTTCCCCGTGGAGAACAGCCACACGtcggctgcag cctttCTGCAGACCGTCCAGGCGACGATGATTCTGGCCATCATCCTCAGTTGCGTCAGCCTCTTCATCTTCGTCCTGCAGCTCTTCAAGCTCGAACAGGGAGATCGATTTGTTTTCCCCGCTGTTATCGAGCTGCTGGCct cgctCTGCGTGATGATCGGGGCGTCCGTCTACTCGGCTCAGAACCAGAGCTTCCACGTGCCGAGTCTCCGGATCGGCTCCTACGGCTCCTCCTTCGTCCTGGCCTGGATCAGCTTCCCCATGACGCTCATCAGCGGCGTCATGTACCTGGTGCTCAGGAAGCGCAAATAG
- the atf7ip2 gene encoding uncharacterized protein atf7ip2 — translation MADSTGLKKREKTLLKAKRAKLSPGKERPKLSPGKERPKPSPGKERPKLSPGKERSKPSSRKEREVRTRVDIGMAIEPWRRLKALKGWKTDAEVAQRLLNVTKKLKAKPPQPAAAAEIKFTQSEMQTLIEQEVDTAVQKKGSKLQRLMETIQQLDRAVDYENSIQKLETRINTVTKRAEAAIAFMMNPEKKENTKQALENMEAAKEVLKDATREIKKEEGPPVLTPHCSPELKVSIQRLKTKPKVENTQWEEPKLGPVKAERLPLGESAASSEQVKPPYPPLPTKSFPKSLDAEAASYSVPPRPLVRLAAIQNAGVTVLWNAERVDGVAPPMDNYSIFTTMENRKGSNVFPDWIQTSVDPEPLPMCLLINKFKPGRKVCVAVAGKDTFGRFGPYSNVATASLPD, via the exons ATGGCCGATTCTACGGGcttaaagaaaagggaaaagacCCTCCTCAAAGCCAAGAGAGCCAAACTTTCCCCCGGGAAGGAGCGGCCCAAACTTTCCCCCGGGAAGGAACGGCCCAAACCTTCCCCCGGGAAGGAGCGGCCCAAGCTTTCCCCCGGGAAGGAACGGTCCAAACCTTCCTCCAGGAAGGAGCGGGAGGTGAGGACTCGCGTGGACATCGGGATGGCCATCGAGCCGTGGCGGAGACTCAAAGCCCTGAAGGGATGGAAGACCGACGCGGAGGTGGCGCAGAGGCTGCTGAACGT AACGAAGAAGCTGAAGGCGAAGCCCCCgcagcccgccgccgccgccgagatCAAATTCACCCAATCGGAA atGCAGACGCTGATCGAGCAGGAGGTTGACACCGCGGTGCAGAAGAAAGGATCCAAGCTGCAGCGTCTGATGGAAACCATTCAGCAGCTGGACCGCGCCGTCGACTACGAGAACTCCATCCAGAAACTGGAG acccGAATCAACACGGTGACCAAGAGAGCCGAAGCAGCGATTGCCTTCATGATGAATCCCGAGAAAAAG gaaaacacaaaacaggCCCTGGAGAACATGGAGGCTGCTAAAGAAG TTTTGAAGGATGCCACACGAGAgataaaaaaggaggagggtCCTCCGGTTCTCACCCCTCACTGTTCCCCGGAGCTTAAG GTCTCCATTCAACGGCTAAAAACAAAGCCGAAAGTGGAGAACAcgcagtgggaggagccaaaGCTCGGCCCGGTGAAAGCGGAGCGTCTCCCTCTGGGCGAGAGCGCCGCCTCCTCGGAGCAG gtcAAGCCCCCGTACCCGCCCCTTCCCACCAAGAGTTTCCCCAAGAGCTTGGACGCGGAGGCGGCCTCGTACAGCGTCCCCCCGAGACCCCTGGTGCGCCTCGCTGCCATCCAGAACGCCGGCGTCACCGTGCTCTGGAACGCGGAGCGGGTCGACGGCGTCGCGCCGCCCATGGACAACTACAG CATCTTCACGACGATGGAGAATCGGAAGGGCAGCAACGTCTTCCCGGACTGGATCCAGACCTCGGTGGATCCCGAGCCGCTGCCCATGTGCCTGCTGATCAACAAGTTCAAGCCCGGGCGCAAGGTGTGCGTCGCCGTGGCGGGAAAAGACACGTTCGGCCGCTTCGGGCCGTACAGCAACGTGGCCACGGCGTCTCTCCCGGACTAG